Genomic window (Verrucomicrobiota bacterium):
CAGGATGCCCAGGAGTTCCGCCATTTCCCGCACCCGCCGGCGGCGCTCCGCCACAGGTACCGCGCGCAATCGCAAGCCCAGTTCGAGGTTTTCACCCGCCGTCAGATGGGGAAACAACGCGGCGTTTTGGAACACCATGGCGACATCGCGCGCTTCGGGCGGCACGTCATTCATTACCACGCCATCGAACAAAATGCGCCCCTCCGCGGGGGTATCCAGGCCGGCGATCAGGCGCAGCAGCGTCGTCTTGCCGCAGCCGGACGGGCCCACCAGCGTGAGCAATTCGCCGGAGACAATTCCCAGGTTAAAACGGCGCACCGCATTCACCGGACGGCCATCGGGACCGGGGAATGACTTGCCAAGATTTTCAAGTACCACACGCGCCATGCAGAGCCAGTGTACGGTCAGCCGGAGAAAAGGCGAATGATTTTCCATCGCCGCACATTGGACGTTGAAAGTTGGTGGTCCAAGGTTTATTCGTTGGGGCGATGACTTGTATCACTCAAGCCGCGCCTGTCACCAGTCTGGCCGCCATGCCAATGGTGAGTCCGCCGATTTTCTCCCGGGAAATCCGGGAGGAGTTGCGGGCGCATCTGGTTCAGTGGTGCCAACTCTGGCAGGTGCCGGAGTTGCCGCCGCAAGTCCTGATCTTATTCAGTGTCCGCTTGAACTGTGCCTTGGGCCGATGCCGTCCAGTACGATGCCGGATCACGCTCAGCGACGTTTTGTTGCTGGAACCAAACCGCCGGTTGTTGGTGGAAACCTTATGCCATGAAGCCGCGCATTTGGCCGCGTTTCAAAAGTTTGGCGCCCGGATCAAGCCGCATGGGGTGGAATGGCGCAGCCTGATGCAGGCCGCCGGTTATGAGCCGAAAGTCACGGCCCGGCGCGAGCAGGTCTTTGGCCTCGATCAACGCCTGGCCTCCATTCGGCGGCGGTACGAGTATCACTGCCCGCAGTGCAACCTCACCCATTTACGCCGGTCCAAGAACATACGGTTACGTTGCCGGGCGTGCTTCAACGCCGGGCGCAGTGGTCTGCTCCTGATCAAACGGCTTTATTAGCCGAAATGGAACTTGAACGTGCCATGTGCATTCTTCCAAGGTTCAGAACACCGCATCTGCCAGATTTAGCTTGATACCAATTTGAACACCAGGCG
Coding sequences:
- a CDS encoding ABC transporter ATP-binding protein, which encodes MENHSPFLRLTVHWLCMARVVLENLGKSFPGPDGRPVNAVRRFNLGIVSGELLTLVGPSGCGKTTLLRLIAGLDTPAEGRILFDGVVMNDVPPEARDVAMVFQNAALFPHLTAGENLELGLRLRAVPVAERRRRVREMAELLGILPLLARLPETLSGGEKQRVALGRALVRRPVLVLLDEPLSHLDPRGRDQLRVEIVRLQTLLGATMIHVTHDQTEAVSMGHRLAVMNHGELQQVDTPSVIRAHPINEFVAGFLSGNNSAANRC
- a CDS encoding SprT family zinc-dependent metalloprotease, producing the protein MTCITQAAPVTSLAAMPMVSPPIFSREIREELRAHLVQWCQLWQVPELPPQVLILFSVRLNCALGRCRPVRCRITLSDVLLLEPNRRLLVETLCHEAAHLAAFQKFGARIKPHGVEWRSLMQAAGYEPKVTARREQVFGLDQRLASIRRRYEYHCPQCNLTHLRRSKNIRLRCRACFNAGRSGLLLIKRLY